A single Methanocaldococcus bathoardescens DNA region contains:
- a CDS encoding segregation/condensation protein A, whose protein sequence is MIDSNFDIVLWVRMIKEGIEKKNLNPWDVNIAEIADYYIQKIRELKKFDIRLSADVILVAGILLRMKSEALYDECKVEEDEDDYDYYDDYYDYDDVVDDKPKKNRKEKKENKDKKSKKPVTVDELIKTIEKELNKVKKSRKKRERKINEVEEIIEELIEEEDISDIIAELLEDLMKEGIIIYQERFKTKEERVRYFIPSLYLANDGKAELIQEKLFGELIIKLKSF, encoded by the coding sequence ATGATTGATTCTAACTTTGACATTGTTCTTTGGGTAAGAATGATTAAAGAAGGTATTGAAAAGAAAAATTTAAACCCTTGGGATGTTAATATTGCTGAAATCGCAGATTACTATATACAAAAAATCAGAGAGCTTAAAAAGTTTGATATTAGGTTGTCTGCCGATGTTATTCTTGTTGCTGGTATATTGTTGAGGATGAAATCTGAAGCATTGTATGATGAATGCAAAGTTGAAGAAGATGAAGATGATTATGATTACTATGATGACTATTATGATTACGATGATGTAGTAGATGATAAACCTAAGAAAAATAGAAAAGAAAAAAAAGAAAATAAGGACAAAAAAAGTAAAAAGCCAGTTACTGTTGATGAATTAATTAAAACCATTGAGAAAGAGTTAAATAAAGTAAAAAAGTCGAGAAAGAAGAGAGAGAGGAAGATAAATGAAGTTGAAGAGATTATAGAAGAGCTTATAGAAGAGGAAGATATTTCAGATATAATAGCAGAGCTCTTAGAAGATTTAATGAAAGAAGGTATTATAATTTATCAGGAAAGGTTTAAAACAAAGGAAGAGAGGGTTAGATATTTCATCCCATCTTTATACTTAGCTAATGATGGAAAGGCAGAGCTAATCCAAGAAAAATTATTTGGGGAATTAATCATTAAACTTAAATCTTTTTAA